TTTTATTCTGAAAACCAAAGTGAAACTATGCTTTACTCTACACTGGGGAAAGAATTTTCTTCGCTCATAAGAGACGCTTACTTTACTAAGCATCTTCGCGAAAATACATTAGTTCCCGTTCTTTTTGCGCCTAAAGATGCAGACATTATTGAAGCAGAAAGACTTGGGATGCATTTTGTAAGTTTATCAACAAGCATCAGAGAAACTGTTGATGGACTAAAATATCCATTGCAATTTGCGGCTCGTCAAGTTGAGCAAAGCACTTCTCAGTCCAACAGTTTCAAAGATTTAATTCATAACAATAAAGCAAAGTGGATAAAGTATCATGACAAAATTGCAGCGCAAGTCATAGGCGATATAAAACTTGAAGCCTTATATGCTTACATTTTAACAGATGCGGGGCTTCAGGCGAAATTGACGAGCCGTTTTGAAACTGGTTATAGATTAATTTTTGCATTCAATGTCCATAAAGCTTCAGACTTCTTGCAAGAATATTTAAGATTGAATTATAAAACAGTCAAAAAGATTGCGGATCTAAATACAATAGAGTCCTTCTTGCGTATTATTCGTCGTATCGAAAAAGAAGCTCTTGCTTCTCCATCTTATAAGTAATTAAATTTGGAGTTGATGAAACAGCTCCACTCCCTAGAAATTAAAAATATCGTTTCTGAGCTCCAGTCTTTTTTGGATTCAAAAGTTCAAAAGGTATTGGTTTCTGAGAAAGGTTTAGGGCTAGAGCTTTTTAAAGCTACTAAAGTTTTTTATTTGTGGTTTGAATTGGATCCAATCAATCCTTTTATTTTATGTTTTGATAAGTTACCGCTCGCAATAAAGCTCAAAAAAACCGCTCCCATGTTGCTGTTCTTGAAAGCACATTTAGAGGGTAAGAGAGTTTCTGAAATTCATCATGTAAAGGAATTAGGTAGAGTAGTAGAATTTGGGTTTGGCTATGATAATCCACTTAAGCTTGAGATCAGATTGTTTCCCCATGGTACCAATGCAATTGCGCATTTTGAAAAGAAAAAAATCTCTTTTGATAAAGTAAAAGAAATAAAAGTCGGTGGAACAGATATGGGGCACGAGAGCTCCCAAAGAAGTTTAAGTGAGGTCACACAAGCATGGTTGGATTCAAAAAGTACATCTCATAAATCCAAAAAAGATCCGGTTCTGCTAAAAGAAAAAGAAACTCAGAAAAAAGAGAAGGCCTTGCAAAAAACAGAAGAACATCTCGCGGAACTTCAAAATGACAAGTGGGCAAGACTCGGAGAATGGCTTAAAGAAAACCAGACATTGAAAGTGCCGACGGAATTCAAAGAGTGTATCGATACTAGAAAGACCTTTCCTCAGAACATCCAGAATGCCTTCGAAAAAGCCAAAAAGAATCAAGAAAAAATCAGTGGTACCTTAGAGAGAATTGCAATTTTAAAAAATGAAATCTCTCAACTAAAAACAGTAGAACTATCTGACTTCTCTAAATCTAAAACAAAATCATCTCCTTCTAATCTTTCTCCTAAGTTCTCTAAAGCTAAAGGAAGTAAATCAGACAATTGGAAAGGCTATCGTCTGTCTTTGAATGAAAAGGTAGAAGTGTTTGTAGGTAAAAATGCTCAAGAAAATTTGAATATTTTGAGGTTTGCTCAGAGCTGGGATTACTGGATGCACATCAAGGATTACCCGGGTGCTCATGGAATTGTTCGTCGACCCAGAAATTATGAAGTCACCGATGAAGAATTAAAAACAGTAGCGAGATTTATTGCCTCTAAATCTAGAAAAAGTGCACATTTTTTAGGCCCAGGGGACATGTTTGAAGTATTAATTGCGGAATGCAGATATGTCCGTCCCATAAAGGGCGATAAACTAGGCAGAGTGAACTACTCGAATGAAAAAGTGCTCAATTGCAGAATGAAGTGATGCATTACGCATGTTGATGAAGCGTTGACACGAAGAGGCCTTCTCTTAGACAATTTTAGATAGTTAAATCAATTATTTAAGAGGTTAAAAGAAAGGTTGAAGAGCTATGATTGAAATCAAGAATCTCACCAAATCTTATGGATCGATCAAAGCGATCGAGAATTTGAATTTTAAAATCAACAAAGGTGAAGTGGTTGGATTTCTAGGACCCAATGGTGCAGGAAAATCCACGACCATGAAAATCATCACGGGTTACATGGCGCCCACAAATGGAATGGTGAATGTTGCGGGTTATGATGTTTTTGAAAACCCCATCGAAGTGAAAAAAAGAATTGGATATTTACCAGAAGTGCCACCGGTGTATTTAGATATGCAGGTGGATGACTATTTGTCTTACGTAGCTCAGTTGAAACAAGTGCCGAAGAGTGAGCTTTCAAAAAAAGTTCAAAGAGCCATTGAAAAAACCTATCTTGGCGATGTGAGAAAAAGACTTATTGGAAACTTATCCAAAGGTTTCAAGCAAAGAGTGGGGATTGCGGAAGCTATCGTTTCGGAACCAGAAATTTTAATTTTAGATGAACCGACCGTAGGTCTTGACCCTAAGCAAGTTGCCGAAATCAGAACTCTCATTCAAACGCTTTCTGGTGAGCATACAGTGATCTTGTCGACTCACATTCTTCCAGAAGTGCAAGCGACTTGTAAGAGAATCATTATTATCAACAAGGGTAAGATCGTAGCAGAGGATACACTGGAAGGCTTGAATCGCAAGATGAGAGGGTCTCACCAAATTCTTCTCAAAGTAAAAAACGCTTCAGACTCTTTAAAGGTGCAGTTGAAAGCTGTAAAAGGTGTTTTAGAAATTCAAGACCGTGGTGATGGAAATTTAGTCATCGATACGATGGAGCCAGACGACATTATTATGGAGAGAATTGCTCAGGTAAGCATTCAGTTTCATGCAGGTCTTATGGAACTCAGACATCTAGAAGGCAACCTCGAAGAAATCTTCATTAAACTCACTTCGAATGTGTAAGGACAAAGTATGTTAAATACATCAATGATCATTGCTAAAAAAGAAATTAGAACAAACCTTAAGGGCCCAGGTTTTTATATCATTTTATTTTTATTCACACTTCTCATTAGTTTTGTATCTTATCAAACAGTGATGATGTTAAAAATTAAATCTCAAATGCCCGCTGTGCCTGGAGCGGATGACGGTGTGAATCTTCATAGTGGATTTGTGGCTCAGCTTGTTTACCTTATACACTTTATGCTTCTTCTTTTTGTTCCCGCGATGACTTCATTTTCATTTGCAGAAGAGAGAAAGACTAGGACGATGGATTTGCTTTTAACGAGTCCAATCACTTCGTTTGATATCGTAATGGGTAAATTGAATGCATCGCTCTTTTTGGTGCTATCGCTTTTGGGGATTTCATTTTTATATCCTTTAAGCTTAAGCATATCTGCAAGCTTGGATTGGTCACTTTTAATCTCTAGTTATGTAGGATTATTTTTGGTAGCCGCGGTTTATGTGGCCATTGGGTTGTTCAGTTCTGCGATTTCAACTTCTGTGATTGTGTCTTATGTGATCGCGGTGGTTTTAAACTTGTTTTGTATTTTTGTAGTTTGGACTTCGCAAACCAGCGAGAACCCTCTCGTGAGGGATATCGTAAATCATATTTCAATTTCAAAACATCTTACGGATTTTATCCAAGGGGCTGTTCAGATTTCGGGAATTGTATTTTTACTTAGCATGATTGTATTTTTCGTATTCCTCACTCAGCGAGTGATTGAATCGGCAAGGTGGAGATAATTATGAGTCGTAAAAGTCAGGTTAGTTTTTTAATTGGATTTTTGATCATTTGCCTTGGATTTGGAGTTAGAACCTTTCTGGGTGTGAATCTTCCTTATCATACCATAGGCGTGTGGTCTCTTTTTGGATTGTTTGTGGGTCTTGGAGTTTTTTTTGAGAGAGAAATTATTTTAGAATTTTTATCTCTTAAAACTACAAAGCATGGCATGAACATGGGAACGGCGATCCTTTTGGTACTGGTCCTATTGGCGGCGGTGAATTACATTGCTTACTCTAGAAATAAAAAATGGGATCTTACTCAAGAAAGACTGAACTCATTATCTAGCCAAACAATTCAAATTGCAAAAGGCTTAGATAAAGAGTTAAAGCTTATTGGATTTTTTAAAGACGGGCAGCCAGAAATTCAGAGAACAAAAGAAATCTTCCTAGACGTTGCTGAAAAAATGAGATTCGAAAACTCTAAGATCAAAGTTGAAATCTATGATCCAGATAAGAGACCTGATTTAAAAAAACAATACAATATTTCTTCATTGGGTGATGTCGTCATGCTTTACGATGGCAAACAAAAGCTTATATCTGTGTTGAATCTCCTTCAGCCAGAAGAAGCTGAAGAAGCTATCATCAACAATATCTTTGTGTTGACGGCAAACAATGGAAAAGCCCTTTATTTTACAACGGGCCATAAAGAGATGGATATCTTGAGTGAAGATAGGGAGGGGCTTGCTCATCTCAAAAAATCACTTTCTGATTTGAATTACGAAGTGAAGACAATCAATTTATTAGAAACACAAAAAATCCCAGATGATGCACAGATGGTGATTATTGCCGGGCCAAAGCTTCCAATCTACGATGGTGAAGTTGAGTCGCTCATAGCCTACGCTAAAAATGGTGGAAGAATTCTTGCTATGGCAGATCCAGGTGAGAAACATAATATTTCAAAGCTCGCGGAAGTTTTTGGGATAGATTACAAAAATAATTTCATTATTGATTTCACGGGTTTGAGAGTGGCAGGAACTCAATACTTGGCCGTTGGACTTTCTTATCCCAGCCAAACGGGGATCACGAGAGGGTTTAAAGCCAATACAAATTTCAACATTGCTTCAGAAGTGGATTTCAAACCATTGGAAAACGTAAAACACGAAGTGCTAGTGGCTTCGTCTCCTCAGAGTATAATTCGTCCAGAATTGGTTGAGGAAATTCAATTGGACTCATCAAAAGATAAACCTAAATCTAGAAATATTGCCGTCGTTGCTGATGGAAAACTTTCTGGCAGTGAAAAAGAATTTAAAGCTATCTTTTATGGTGATGCGAGTTTTATCAACAATAATGATATTCAAGTTTCTATGATGAATAGAGATTTGATCTTAAATACGATTGCCTACTTGGCGGACCAAAAAGAATTGATCAGTATTCGCCCTAAAAAAATGGGATTGTCTGCTTTTTTTATCACGGACATTCAAACAACAATTCTTATTATCGGATATGCATTGGTCCCAGCTCTATGTATTATGAGTGCGGGTGTCCTCTGGTATAGGAGACGTCACGCATGAAGCAGCTCAAGTCCAAAGGAATATTTGTTCTATTGGTGGCTATAGTTGTTGGATATGCGTATGTTTTTGAATACCGTGGAAAAATCGAAAAAGAAGCGCAAGAGCAGCAAGCAAAAAAAATCATTCCCTTTTCTCTAGAAGAAATTTCTGAATTCACAGTCACGACAACAAACAGTGAAAGTACCTTTAAAAAAGAAACAGAAGGTAAAACTGTAAAATGGTTTATGGAAAAACCTCAAAGAGATCTTGCTAGCTATGGAGCTGTCCAAGGTTATTTGAGTCAGTTTGGTGCAGAAGTTTACGAAGAAGTGGCCGCTGAGGGTTCAAATATTGATTATGCTATCTATGGTCTTACAGACAAAGTAAATAGCGTGAGCTTTAGAAAGCCAACCGAAGTTGTGACCATAGAAGTGGGCGGAGCCGTCGGCTTGGGTGGGAAAAAATATATTCGCGTTAATAAACAAGATCGCGTTTTGATAGCTGGTTACTTCTGGGAGTCACAATTTCAAAAGGCAACAAGTGAACTTCGAGAAAAAGGTTTTGTTCCTGCAGATTTTGAAATTTCAAAAATCGAAATTAAAAATCACAAACCGCATGGCATTGAACATTTGACGTTTACACAAGTAGAGAATAAGTGGGCGTTGAGTGATTTGATCACGAAAGACCCAGACCAATCAGCCGTTGATGATGTCTACTATCAAATCAAAAACATGAGAGCTGCACAAATTCTAAAAGAAGGTAAAAGCCCACAAGATATGGCAAACTTAGGGCTTCATGATCCGGAAATTAAGGTGATTTTGTCAGGTCCAAAAGATGAAGATAAAAAATTAGAGCTTATTTTTTCAAAAAATATGACGGGTCAAGTTTATGCGGCCACAAGTGAGAGAAATGTAATATTCTCGATGAATCCACCGGCGATCAATGTTTTAAGAAAATCTGCTGATGATTTTAGAGATAAGAAGAAGCCCCTTAGCTTTAATCTCGCAGAAGTGCAGCAGATCGATTACAAGTCTGATCTTGCAAGCTTCAATCTCACAAAAGAAGCAAATGCATGGAAATCAAAAGAAAAAATTGAAGGAAAAGAAATCGATAATGCCAAAGTTGTCGACATCTTGAGTAAGCTTTCCGCCATGAAAGTAAAAAAATATTTTGATCAAGAAGTTTCATATCAAAAAAGTGGTATGATTGAATTGAAGTTGAAAACTTCAAAAGGTGACGAAGTATTGGACTTGAAATGGTCACCAAAACCTCTAGAAGATGTTTTTGTAGCAAAAAGTAATTTGTCTGAAAAAACTTTTGGTTTATCAATGCAAGATGTAGGAAGTCTTCCCTTTCAGGCAGTTGTGATTGATCCTCCAAAGCCGGAAAAAGAGAAGACAGATGGAATGCATATTCCATCATTACCTACGGAATCATTTCCTAAAGGTGCTCAGGAGAAAAAAGTTAAATGAAAGTGATAGCAAAGTGTCCAACAAGAGTAGACTTAGCGGGTGGAACCTTGGATTTGTGGCCAATCTTTACTTTTTTAGGTGGGGCGAGCACAATCAATGCGGCAATTGATATTTACACGCAAGCTGAGCTTACAAAGCTCAACAAACCTGATGTTGTTATCGAAATTGAAAATACAAAATTCAAAAAAACTTTCAAAGATTTAAAAACGCTTCTTAAAGATAAAAATCCAAAATTGGATTTTGTCCGCCCCCAATTGGAATATTGGAAACCATCTTTTGGGTTTCATTTAAAGACCAGCTCTCAAAGTCCGGTGGGTGGGGGATTGGGTGGGAGTTCGAGTCTTACCATTTCTATCATTGCCGCTTTCTCAGAAATGTTAGAGCAAAGACTGACAACTCACGAGATGGTGAGGCTTG
This DNA window, taken from Bdellovibrionota bacterium, encodes the following:
- a CDS encoding DUF4340 domain-containing protein; the encoded protein is MKQLKSKGIFVLLVAIVVGYAYVFEYRGKIEKEAQEQQAKKIIPFSLEEISEFTVTTTNSESTFKKETEGKTVKWFMEKPQRDLASYGAVQGYLSQFGAEVYEEVAAEGSNIDYAIYGLTDKVNSVSFRKPTEVVTIEVGGAVGLGGKKYIRVNKQDRVLIAGYFWESQFQKATSELREKGFVPADFEISKIEIKNHKPHGIEHLTFTQVENKWALSDLITKDPDQSAVDDVYYQIKNMRAAQILKEGKSPQDMANLGLHDPEIKVILSGPKDEDKKLELIFSKNMTGQVYAATSERNVIFSMNPPAINVLRKSADDFRDKKKPLSFNLAEVQQIDYKSDLASFNLTKEANAWKSKEKIEGKEIDNAKVVDILSKLSAMKVKKYFDQEVSYQKSGMIELKLKTSKGDEVLDLKWSPKPLEDVFVAKSNLSEKTFGLSMQDVGSLPFQAVVIDPPKPEKEKTDGMHIPSLPTESFPKGAQEKKVK
- a CDS encoding ABC transporter permease subunit codes for the protein MLNTSMIIAKKEIRTNLKGPGFYIILFLFTLLISFVSYQTVMMLKIKSQMPAVPGADDGVNLHSGFVAQLVYLIHFMLLLFVPAMTSFSFAEERKTRTMDLLLTSPITSFDIVMGKLNASLFLVLSLLGISFLYPLSLSISASLDWSLLISSYVGLFLVAAVYVAIGLFSSAISTSVIVSYVIAVVLNLFCIFVVWTSQTSENPLVRDIVNHISISKHLTDFIQGAVQISGIVFLLSMIVFFVFLTQRVIESARWR
- a CDS encoding GldG family protein, producing MSRKSQVSFLIGFLIICLGFGVRTFLGVNLPYHTIGVWSLFGLFVGLGVFFEREIILEFLSLKTTKHGMNMGTAILLVLVLLAAVNYIAYSRNKKWDLTQERLNSLSSQTIQIAKGLDKELKLIGFFKDGQPEIQRTKEIFLDVAEKMRFENSKIKVEIYDPDKRPDLKKQYNISSLGDVVMLYDGKQKLISVLNLLQPEEAEEAIINNIFVLTANNGKALYFTTGHKEMDILSEDREGLAHLKKSLSDLNYEVKTINLLETQKIPDDAQMVIIAGPKLPIYDGEVESLIAYAKNGGRILAMADPGEKHNISKLAEVFGIDYKNNFIIDFTGLRVAGTQYLAVGLSYPSQTGITRGFKANTNFNIASEVDFKPLENVKHEVLVASSPQSIIRPELVEEIQLDSSKDKPKSRNIAVVADGKLSGSEKEFKAIFYGDASFINNNDIQVSMMNRDLILNTIAYLADQKELISIRPKKMGLSAFFITDIQTTILIIGYALVPALCIMSAGVLWYRRRHA
- a CDS encoding ATP-binding cassette domain-containing protein; its protein translation is MIEIKNLTKSYGSIKAIENLNFKINKGEVVGFLGPNGAGKSTTMKIITGYMAPTNGMVNVAGYDVFENPIEVKKRIGYLPEVPPVYLDMQVDDYLSYVAQLKQVPKSELSKKVQRAIEKTYLGDVRKRLIGNLSKGFKQRVGIAEAIVSEPEILILDEPTVGLDPKQVAEIRTLIQTLSGEHTVILSTHILPEVQATCKRIIIINKGKIVAEDTLEGLNRKMRGSHQILLKVKNASDSLKVQLKAVKGVLEIQDRGDGNLVIDTMEPDDIIMERIAQVSIQFHAGLMELRHLEGNLEEIFIKLTSNV